CGTCGTCAACGAGTTCATCGCCTGCGCCTCGTGGCCCGCGGCCAGAAGCTGGCGGCTGTAACGTTCGATCGTGAGCAGTTCCTGATACGGGCACGGAAGCTCCGCCCATGCCGCGGCGGCATCAGCCAGGATCCTCGCGGCACGTTCCGGCTCACCCGCTACCCCGGCCATCACACCCAGGCACACCTGAAGCGCAGCCTCGGGCGCCGGGGCGGCCCGGTCACCGAGCCCGGTGGCGAAGCGCCGGACCAGGATTTCGGCGACATCCGTACGTTCCGCGGCCACCAAAGCGTCCACGTGCGCCGGAACGACCTCCGTCGCCCACAGCCACATCCCCTTGCCCGCGATCAGCTCGACGGCCGGCCCGGTGACCGCCAGCGCGCGATCCACATCCCCGTCGGACAGGGACAACCGCCCCAATGCGGCGGCAGGTGAAACCTGCACGTCGATCAGGCCGCGACGTCCCGCTTCGGCCAGGGCCGCCTCCAGCCGCTGCCCGCTTATGTCCTTGTTGCCGCTCGCGAGGTCCAGCAGGCCGAGCAGCAGCCTGGCTTCCAGCTGTGCCTCTGGCAGCGTGTCTTCCGCGCCGGCCAGGTCGGCGATACGCTCGGCAAGCCCTTCCCACCTGCCCTCTTGCCATTCGAGGAGAGAAAGCGTCAGGCGAGCGGAATTGAGCAGCCGCTCATACGCCGTCGAGCGCATCAGCTCGATGGCGGCGTCCAGCCGCTCACGCGACTCCGCGTAGTGGCCCCAGGCGATCGCCAGGTGGCCCACGTTCATCAGGCCCCGCGCCACTTGGCGCTGTTCGGACAATGACGCGCCCGGCTTGTCGAGCCCCGAGGTGATCTCTTCAGCCGCGGGCCAGCCGTCCTCTTCACCCAACATCAGCAGCGCGCTGGCCCGGTCGACCGCGAGCCAGGTCCGGTCGAGCGCTGCGTCCAGGCGAGGCCGCAATTGGGTAGCCCGCTCGAGCCAGCTCAGATGCTTACTCACCGGCCAGTCGGGACCTCGAGGGAAAGCCAGCGAGATCATCGCCCGAACTGATAGATCAGGCCTCGCTTCGAGATGGGCGACGGCCTCCTCGATCTCGGCCGATGCTGCCTCGAATTCGCCGAGCTGCAGCAGTAGGCGGCCGGTCAGCAGCCGGATCTCGGCCAGCTCCCGCGTGGGCACGTCCTCCTGCCGCAGGACTCCGCGGAGCGTCTCGGTCACCTCGACACCGAGCTCGCCCAACGCCGCCACGCCCCAGGCCGCCGCTTCACCGAGCTTGCGTGCGAGCCGGATGCGCCGTTCAGGCGGATGCTGGGCGGCAGTCATGAGATCGTGCAGGAGGACCAGGGCAGCGTGGTCGTCACCGGATTCCAGCGCGAGATCAGCCGCCGCCTCCGCATGACGGCTCCAACCTGCGATGTCACCCGCCTGCCGGAAGTGCCTGCTCAGCCGAGCTACCGGCAATGGCTCCTGACCGAGCAAGGCTTCGGCGGCCCTGCGGTGCAGCCGGCGGCGCTCCGGTGCCGGCACTGCCTCTTCCACCGCCCGTGATGCCAGCACGTGCCGGCAGAGGAATGTCGCGGGCTCGGCCTCCCGTAGCAGTCCTGATTTCAGGGCGGCCGTCAGGGCACGGTGGATCGCGTCGTCGTCGAGCCCCGCGACCCTCGCCAGAATGTGCTCGTCCGCCGGCTCTGCCAGCGTCGCGGCGGCTTCGAGAACACTCCTGGCCGACCGGTCCAGCCTCTCCACGCGCTCGAGGATGGAGTCGCGGACGGTCGGCGGCACTTGAAGCTCACTCAGGGAACGACGAGTCCATTCGCCGTCCCGGCGCACGATATCGCCGCGCTCGTGGAGCAACGACACCCCTTCCTCGAGGGCCAGCGGGACACCGTCGGTGCGCTCGTGCAAAAACG
This genomic stretch from Phytoactinopolyspora mesophila harbors:
- a CDS encoding helix-turn-helix transcriptional regulator, with protein sequence MADRRADSALGLTAPGYVGRERELADLTSALADPSTIALVEGEAGIGKTRLVRECLSAPSLQAARILEAVCPPLHEPFPLGPIVDSLHRLWLRDGPFETSPLGGALRALFPEWSADLPPALDPLEDPKATRHRLFRAIIEIVVAAGVDVFVLEDAHWADSATLELLLMIAASSVRPFSLVVTFRPADVPAGSPLRLLAARSAATGPPLRIALEALNVDETTRFLAAMVGTEDISAEFAAFLHERTDGVPLALEEGVSLLHERGDIVRRDGEWTRRSLSELQVPPTVRDSILERVERLDRSARSVLEAAATLAEPADEHILARVAGLDDDAIHRALTAALKSGLLREAEPATFLCRHVLASRAVEEAVPAPERRRLHRRAAEALLGQEPLPVARLSRHFRQAGDIAGWSRHAEAAADLALESGDDHAALVLLHDLMTAAQHPPERRIRLARKLGEAAAWGVAALGELGVEVTETLRGVLRQEDVPTRELAEIRLLTGRLLLQLGEFEAASAEIEEAVAHLEARPDLSVRAMISLAFPRGPDWPVSKHLSWLERATQLRPRLDAALDRTWLAVDRASALLMLGEEDGWPAAEEITSGLDKPGASLSEQRQVARGLMNVGHLAIAWGHYAESRERLDAAIELMRSTAYERLLNSARLTLSLLEWQEGRWEGLAERIADLAGAEDTLPEAQLEARLLLGLLDLASGNKDISGQRLEAALAEAGRRGLIDVQVSPAAALGRLSLSDGDVDRALAVTGPAVELIAGKGMWLWATEVVPAHVDALVAAERTDVAEILVRRFATGLGDRAAPAPEAALQVCLGVMAGVAGEPERAARILADAAAAWAELPCPYQELLTIERYSRQLLAAGHEAQAMNSLTTAQQRLQALGARWDADRVAHLLRQHGVEVSRTWRGGRRGYGDQLSPRELEVVRLVARGMTNRQAAESLFLSPRTVDRHLSAAMRKLDVGSRTALAMAANDGGLLADDLEAFGPRDGRAS